From Candidatus Xianfuyuplasma coldseepsis:
CTACATCATTGGAGTCATATGGAGTTAAAAGAATACTTCAACATTACCGATGTCTTAACGACCGATAATGCGGAGGATATTTATCAACAAGCCAATGAGTTTCTAGAAAGTACAACCGTTGGTCCACGAGAACTCTTAGAACAAAAACAAGTCGAAGTTCTCTGCACCACCGATGATTTAAACGATGATTTGGAATTTCACAAGCTCATTCGTGACGATAAAACCTTTGACATTCAAGTCCTACCTACCTTCCGTCCCGATTCCTTGTTTATGTTTAATGATGCGTCTTTCTTTGATGTGATTACATTACTCGAAAAAAACACATCGATTACCATCAGTGGGATTACAACTTTAGCAACCGCGTTATCGAAACGCTTAGACTATTTCAATGTCAATGGCTGTAAAGTTGCCGATCACGGTCTCAGTGAACTCCACTATGTTCAAGTATCCAAATCCGATGCATCCAAAATCTTAAAGAAACGCTTAATGAAATACGAACTATCCCCCCTCGAAGTAGCCAAATTAACCAACTACTTACTCAAGTTTTTCATTAAGGAATATGCAATTCGCGATATGGTATGTCAAATTCACATTGGTGCACTACGTAATACCAATGAACGGATGTTTAAACAAGTCGGTAAAGACAGCGGATACGACAGTTTATCCGGAAGCAACTACATCAATGACTTAAATGAACTCCTAAACGAAATTCACAGTCATTACCCATTACCCAAAATGATTTTATTTAACTTGAACCCACGTGATAATGAAGCCCTTGCTTCATTATGTGGAAACTTCAGTTGCCAAACACCTGGTAAGGTTCAACTCGGTGCGGCTTGGTGGTTCAATGATCACTTAAGAGGCATCACCAATCAGCTTGCAACCTTTAGTGAGTATCTGAATCTAAGTACCTTTGTCGGTATGCTTACCGATTCTCGTAGTTTCTTATCGTTTGTCCGTCACGATTACTTCCGTCGAATTCTTTGTAATTTTGTCGTCGACAATGTTCAAAAAGGACTTATCCCTAACGACATGGAACATTTAAAACAATTGGTTCGTGATATTGCTTATTACAACAGTAAAAGTTATTTTAATTTATAAGATAGAAGTCTCACGTTTAACGTGAGACTTTCTTTTTATTTATAATCTAGTATAATATGAATATACGTAGATGAAGTAGGTGAATCAATGAATCCATTTCGAACAGAGGAATTACTCGAAAGCTACAATGGTATTGCATTAATGTTAGAAGATGATAAAATCGTGTATATTAATCATCAATTTTCAGAATTGCTGGGGTATACACAAAATGATGTCATTGATCTCCATGTAATTGAATTGATTAACCCGGATGATCGAGCGGAGTTTACCAATGGCGTATTTGTCAATCCCGGGGCCTCGGAAATGACGACTCAGATCTATCATAAGAATGGATCACATATGTATTTCACACTGAATGCATTTCAGTTCAAAAATACGTATGTCGTACTTGGTAAACGCCTGCGGCGTCAATACAAAAGCTTTGATTACGACATCACAAAAGAAGATATCATGCAATCGTATATTAATCATCAAATGGACGTGGATGACATATCCGAGATCGTTACAACACGCTTTGATGAACTTCGTTTTGCATTGGATAATTTACCGGTAGATTTTTGGATTAAAGACAAAGATCATCGGTATTTATTCATGAATGAAATCATGTTGAAACGGACAAAAATGGAACCAAACAGCTACTACCTTAAGAATGACTTCGATTTATTTGATCGGGACATTGCCAATGATTTCTTAAAGACCGATATGCAAGCAATCAAAACAAAAAAGAAAGTTCAATACATCTTTGAGTCCAAAACAAGTCGTTTTGTAAAATGGACGGAAGTATCGAAAGTTCCTATTTTCAATAAAGACGATAAATACATTGGTCTAATATCCTGTGCCATCGACATCTCCAGTATCAAAGGAAACGAAGCAGAACTAGCACAAGAAAATAAGGCACTTTTGGATATTTTACATAGTCAATATGATGTTGTAGTGTACATTAATAGCGATGGGTATATCGAACATCAGTTTAACCGATTGAATTTGGATTTTGAGCAACGACATTATCGTGAGTGTTTTAAAGAAAACACCATGTTATTGCGATATCTTGATGCAGGATTAAAAGGGATTGAAAGCAACTTTTTAGGAACCATAAAAGGAATAGCGGCAAACATTGTTGTAAAACCAGTATCTTTACCCGATGGACATCAACGATTGTTTCTATTCGGACGGGAACAACGTTCATAATGGATATTATTACGTTTCTATCATCAAATACGAATCATATTGTTCGAATCTGTGATATAGAGAACAATTCGATTTACTCCAATCCCAGCTATTCCATCGCTGAAATACCCTATGAGGAAGGGGTGTTTCCCTTCCATGATTGGACCATTACAAATACCATCCTCACCATCGATAACGTTCCGTATTTATTTTCTTCCATCCAAGAATTACAGACAACAACTTATTTGGCAACGTTAATGAATACCTTTCGAAACTTAGGTATCCCGATTGCCATCATCCATAACAAACAAGTGCTCTTTCGCAATGAAACATTAACAGCATTATTAAAAACTCCTGAAGAAGACTTAACGACTACACCGTGGCAAAAACTACAACAACCTTATAAGAGCCGTATCCAGCGACTACTAACGAAAGAGTCGTATAACTCAGCTGAAATTTACGTGGATATTAACCCCGACGAAACCCATTGGTTTATCATCAACAAAGCCGTATTGAAAATTGAGGGTGAAACCTACATCATTTTTGTCTTTCAACTGGCTGATGTAATGAAACAAAGAGAACTCGCATACAATCAACAGCAAGCATTCTTAACCAATGTATTCGAATCGATTTTTGAAGGGATCCTCGTTATTGATATTCATAACAATATAACCTTTATTAACCAAGAAGCTATCAAACTACTCGGCGTGACCAAACAAGTCGTTGGAACCAAGGTGACGGATGTCTTACGAATCTTTGGTGCCAATGGTAACCCATTTAACTATCTAATAATAGAAGAACTCAAATCCAACGAGTATGAACTGGAAACATTATCGGGAATGAACTACTATATCAATCTCCGCATTCGTGACATGGTTGATAAAAACAATGACAAGTTGGGTAAAATCATTTCCTTCTTTGAGATAGGTGAAGAGAAAAAACGGGAAAAGGAAATTCTCTATCTTACCTACCACGATACCATGACAGGACTACACAATCGAACCTTCTTTGAAGAACAACTGCGATTATTTGATACGCCGCGGAAACTACCATTATCGATCATCCTAGGTGATGTGAATGGTTTAAAATTAACCAATGATGTGTTCGGTCATGAAGCAGGTGATTTACTATTAAAACGGATCGCACGAATCATGAAAAGCACCTGTCGCCAAGAAGATGTGATCGCCCGTTGGGGTGGAGATGAGTTTATCATCCTCCTACCAAATACAAACGAAACGCAAGTTCATATCATTATGAATCGAATCATCGCTGAAATTGAACGGGTATACAAAGATCATGAAATCCAATCGATTCTTCCAAGCCTTTCCCTAGGATATGGTGTAAAAACGACTGAAACAGAAGATGTCTACCATATCATTAATATTGCCGAACAAAACATGTATAAACGAAAAATGCTGACAAACTCCAGCATCTATTCATCGATTATTACATCGATGACGCAATCCTTATTTGAGCGTTCCAGTGAAACCGAAGAACATGCGAATAGACTTCGTGATTACGCCCATAAAATCGCTCGAAAACTACAGGTAACTGAAGCCGATATTCAAGATTTAACACTTCTCGCAAAATTACATGATATCGGTAAAATCGGAATCCCAGATGAAATTTTAAACAAACCCACCTCCCTCACAAACGATGAATGGACCATTATGAAAAAACATCCTGAAATCGGATATCGTATTGCCAATTCAACATCCGAACTCAAAGGGGTTGCTACCTACATCCTATCCCACCATGAACGCTATGATGGTACGGGGTATCCAAAAGGTTTGCAAGGAGAAAACATCCCCCTATTATCTCGAATTATCAGCGTTGTTGATGCCTATGATGCGATGT
This genomic window contains:
- a CDS encoding PAS domain-containing protein, translated to MNPFRTEELLESYNGIALMLEDDKIVYINHQFSELLGYTQNDVIDLHVIELINPDDRAEFTNGVFVNPGASEMTTQIYHKNGSHMYFTLNAFQFKNTYVVLGKRLRRQYKSFDYDITKEDIMQSYINHQMDVDDISEIVTTRFDELRFALDNLPVDFWIKDKDHRYLFMNEIMLKRTKMEPNSYYLKNDFDLFDRDIANDFLKTDMQAIKTKKKVQYIFESKTSRFVKWTEVSKVPIFNKDDKYIGLISCAIDISSIKGNEAELAQENKALLDILHSQYDVVVYINSDGYIEHQFNRLNLDFEQRHYRECFKENTMLLRYLDAGLKGIESNFLGTIKGIAANIVVKPVSLPDGHQRLFLFGREQRS
- a CDS encoding diguanylate cyclase; translation: MDIITFLSSNTNHIVRICDIENNSIYSNPSYSIAEIPYEEGVFPFHDWTITNTILTIDNVPYLFSSIQELQTTTYLATLMNTFRNLGIPIAIIHNKQVLFRNETLTALLKTPEEDLTTTPWQKLQQPYKSRIQRLLTKESYNSAEIYVDINPDETHWFIINKAVLKIEGETYIIFVFQLADVMKQRELAYNQQQAFLTNVFESIFEGILVIDIHNNITFINQEAIKLLGVTKQVVGTKVTDVLRIFGANGNPFNYLIIEELKSNEYELETLSGMNYYINLRIRDMVDKNNDKLGKIISFFEIGEEKKREKEILYLTYHDTMTGLHNRTFFEEQLRLFDTPRKLPLSIILGDVNGLKLTNDVFGHEAGDLLLKRIARIMKSTCRQEDVIARWGGDEFIILLPNTNETQVHIIMNRIIAEIERVYKDHEIQSILPSLSLGYGVKTTETEDVYHIINIAEQNMYKRKMLTNSSIYSSIITSMTQSLFERSSETEEHANRLRDYAHKIARKLQVTEADIQDLTLLAKLHDIGKIGIPDEILNKPTSLTNDEWTIMKKHPEIGYRIANSTSELKGVATYILSHHERYDGTGYPKGLQGENIPLLSRIISVVDAYDAMLYDRPYRAALPHHKVIEEIQNNAGTQFDPLIATTFLQIIREEQEKAPQ
- the uxaC gene encoding glucuronate isomerase, which gives rise to MFVNDDFLLQSGLAKELYKEIKDLPIIDFHNHLPPRDIYKNDPYTNIADMWLAHDHYKWRLMRNSGIDEEFITGDGDPKDKFFSYVASLERAYMNPLHHWSHMELKEYFNITDVLTTDNAEDIYQQANEFLESTTVGPRELLEQKQVEVLCTTDDLNDDLEFHKLIRDDKTFDIQVLPTFRPDSLFMFNDASFFDVITLLEKNTSITISGITTLATALSKRLDYFNVNGCKVADHGLSELHYVQVSKSDASKILKKRLMKYELSPLEVAKLTNYLLKFFIKEYAIRDMVCQIHIGALRNTNERMFKQVGKDSGYDSLSGSNYINDLNELLNEIHSHYPLPKMILFNLNPRDNEALASLCGNFSCQTPGKVQLGAAWWFNDHLRGITNQLATFSEYLNLSTFVGMLTDSRSFLSFVRHDYFRRILCNFVVDNVQKGLIPNDMEHLKQLVRDIAYYNSKSYFNL